GGGGTTTATCTCCATCTATAATTTGATAGGTAAGTCTTATTCGCACACTTTCCAGATAGATGCCTCTTATCCATTGCTGAAAGGCTTAGAGATAACAGCGGCTTATCGTCTGAACGATGTGAAGTGTACATACGATTATGGCAAAACCTTGAAAGAGAAGCCATTGACCAGTAAATATAAGGCGCTTTTCACGGCTTCCTATAAGACCCCACTTGGACTTTGGCAATTTGATGCCACCGTGCAGTTGAATGGTGGAGGCAGGAATCCAGAGCCTTACCAGTTGGCAGATGGAAGCCAGTCATGGTCTCCTCGTTTCCATAGCTTCGAGCAAGTGAGTGCGCAGGTTACGAGATGGTTTCGTCATTGGAGCATCTATGTGGGAGGCGAGAACCTGACTGGTTTTAAGCAGAAGGCTCCTATCTATGGTGCCAGCAATCCATGGGGAAGCGATTTCGAGCCAACCTTGATTTGGGGACCTGTAGAGGGACGGATGTTCTACGCAGGCGTGAGAGTACACTTTTAAGTGGAAATATTTAATGTTGAATTATTTAAGCAAATAGAAAAGTTATGAAGAAAATTTTAGTAATGTTCACAATGATGATGGTGGCAATGGTAACCTTTGCCAAGGACATCAAGACCGTAGTGTTCACCACAACACCACAGATGCACTGTGCGGCTTGTGAGAACAAGATCAAGAGCAACCTTCGCTTCGAAAAGGGTATCAAGAGCATAGAGACCTCTGTGCCAAACCAGACAGTCACAGTACGGTATAATGCCGACAAGACAACCCCCGAGAAACTCCAGAAAGGTTTTGAGAAGTTTGGCTATAAGGCTCGCATCCTGAAAAATGGCGAGAAGGTCAAGAAGAACACCGAGGAGAAGTGTGACTTGATGTAATTCTATATGCTGATGTGAAAGAAAAATGATTATCATAAAATGATAATGAAATAAGAATTTTTATCTTTTGCAGACTACTTATCGTCTTGATAATGAAAATCCCGGTAAGAGAATAGCTTCAAGCTATCTCCTGCCGGGATTTATTATTTTATGAAACTACATATCCTCCATTGACAACCCTTGGTATCCGATAGTGAATTTCTTGAATTTTCCTGTTGTCTGGAAGAAATGCTCGGCTTTATCTTTTAAAATGCCGAGATTTATATCCTTGGCTTGGCGTTTCACCTCATAGAAAATGACTTTCTGTTCCAGTTCATCAGCAGCGATAATATCAATTTCATTCTCTCCCTTTCGGTCCCACCAAGAAGCGATTTGGGTATATTCTTCGCTTTCTATCATTTTTGCAATGAAATATCTTTCCAGAACCTTGCCTGTGTATGTGGTGTAGCTCTTATCCATAACCATCTTAAGTTTTTTATTGGCGCCAACCTCTATCATGTATCCATATTTGTAGATGTAGCGAAACCAGATGCGAAGGAAGTTATCTTCTATCTGATAGCGAATGTTGCGATTGGTCTTTTGAAACATCGGTGTATAACGAGAAATCAAGCAATAGTCATTCTCCAGTTTAGTGAGATAGCCTGAGAGTTCTATTTTCATAATGCTTTCTATTTCACCACGAGTTGTGTAGCCAGAAGCAATAAGTTGCAATATTTCGAAATAACGGGCATAGTCTTTACCAAATTCTTCTATCAGCATATTTTTTCCTTCGTATATGAAATAAGAATTCTTTGCAACAAACTTCTCTGTCATTTTTTCCTTTGTCGTGGCTCCAGCATCCATCATCATTTCTACATATTCTGCAACTCCGCCTGTATAACTGTAGAGAGCCAGTAGGTCATCGTTGGTGTAGGCAGAATTATATGTTGAGAGAATTTCCTTGATAGCAGAAGGAGGAAATGGAGTGACTTTTATTTCTCCAGTCTGCCTACCATAAAGTGGTTGCTTGTTGTTTTTAAAGATGATGTTCATAAGTGAATAAACAGAACCGCAAACCACGAGATTAATATGAGCTTCCTGTTTGTTAAGATCCCATATCTTTTGCATATCTGAAAATATAGATGGATTAACCCGTTTGAAATCTTGAAATTCATCAATGATGAGAGTGATAGGGCGAATCTTGGATAGTTGAAGCAGATATTTAAAGATATCTGCAAAGCGT
This is a stretch of genomic DNA from Segatella hominis. It encodes these proteins:
- a CDS encoding cation transporter produces the protein MKKILVMFTMMMVAMVTFAKDIKTVVFTTTPQMHCAACENKIKSNLRFEKGIKSIETSVPNQTVTVRYNADKTTPEKLQKGFEKFGYKARILKNGEKVKKNTEEKCDLM
- a CDS encoding ATP-binding protein; the encoded protein is MKFFGRQNEIKELQEIRNLSLQTARFTIVTGRRRSGKTSLLIKAYEDVQDMLYFFVARKSEVELCRDFIEEITSKLQLPILGEVTRFADIFKYLLQLSKIRPITLIIDEFQDFKRVNPSIFSDMQKIWDLNKQEAHINLVVCGSVYSLMNIIFKNNKQPLYGRQTGEIKVTPFPPSAIKEILSTYNSAYTNDDLLALYSYTGGVAEYVEMMMDAGATTKEKMTEKFVAKNSYFIYEGKNMLIEEFGKDYARYFEILQLIASGYTTRGEIESIMKIELSGYLTKLENDYCLISRYTPMFQKTNRNIRYQIEDNFLRIWFRYIYKYGYMIEVGANKKLKMVMDKSYTTYTGKVLERYFIAKMIESEEYTQIASWWDRKGENEIDIIAADELEQKVIFYEVKRQAKDINLGILKDKAEHFFQTTGKFKKFTIGYQGLSMEDM